The following are encoded together in the Oncorhynchus clarkii lewisi isolate Uvic-CL-2024 chromosome 25, UVic_Ocla_1.0, whole genome shotgun sequence genome:
- the LOC139383982 gene encoding small ribosomal subunit protein mS26, which produces MFQVITRSTPVIRLLAPRGAVLVEAVRGRKTRTDPKAKSKEGRIKTPPPVDPVEMVVLRERFTEYDLIMRALRLEFKEEMLRKRYEEEVGSLAEERAKQEAEEHRSLMTWNQEENLRMLKIRELRVQKEVEAAEVKKTEAAILREQAMESFVKEKGEEIMRIQEEAKSFINLENLDQRIEEALDNPKNYNFAIDKDGRVVKRTVLQ; this is translated from the exons ATGTTTCAAGTTATTACCAGAAGTACCCCGGTAATCCGGCTTCTCGCCCCCCGTGGAGCCGTGCTTGTGGAGGCTGTCCGGGGTAGGAAGACCCGCACCGACCCAAAGGCCAAATCCAAAGAGGGGCGAATCAAAACGCCACCTCCCGTCGACCCGGTGGAGATGGTGGTCCTCAGGGAGAGATTCACAGAATATGACCTGATCATGAGAGCGCTGAG GCTGGAGTTCAAGGAGGAGATGCTGAGGAAGAGGTATGAAGAGGAGGTGGGCTCCCTGGCGGAGGAGAGGGCGAAGCAGGAGGCGGAGGAGCACCGCTCCCTCATGACCTGGAACCAGGAGGAGAATCTCCGCATGCTCAAGATCAG GGAACTGAGAGTTCAGAAAGAGGTGGAAGCTGCTGAGGTCAAGAAGACAGAGGCAGCCATTCTGCGAGAGCAGGCCATGGAAAGCTTTGttaaagagaagggagaggagataaTGCGGATTCAG GAGGAGGCCAAGAGCTTCATCAACCTGGAGAACCTGGACCAGCGTATTGAGGAAGCCCTGGACAACCCTAAGAACTATAACTTTGCCATCGACAAAGATGGCCGCGTGGTGAAGAGGACTGTGCTGcagtga